The genome window GGGACCCACAGCGCCTGAGGATTGGGGTGCTGGGACTCACCAAAGGTTTAAGCCGAGTTTATCCGAGGGAAGGGTTTGATTTCCATCAAACCACACGTGGTGGTGGAAGgggagctcctcctgctctctcccgGGACAGGGATGCTCCCCACggatccctccctgctcaggcctCGGGATCGTGGGGAGGAATCACCCAAACGCCGCGGGAAGGCCCCGGTGCTTCCCGAACCCCTCGGCATttctggcagtgccaggccGGGATCCAGCCCGGAAAGGGGCGGGGGGCTGGCAGCGGCAGTGAATCATTCCCATCCCGATggatttaaatgtgtttttaaaacaggGCTGTGAAAAACCCTCATCTTCCTCATTCCTGCGCTCCGGCCGAGCGGCTCCAGGGCCGTTCCCAAGGGAAACCCTGCCCGGCTCGGCTGCTCTGATCCCAAAAACTCCTTCCAGGAGCGCCGGGGATGcagctcccccatccccattcccatttccgTGCCCGTTCCCGGTGCGTGGATGACGGGAGAGGAGCGAACCGTCCTTACAGATTTGTTAGGGGTGCTCGGCAGCGCCTTTACAGccccccccattcccattcctatCCCCATTCCCGTGCCCCTTCCCCGTGCCTGGAGGACAGGAGGAGCAAACCGAGCCTACAACGATTTTTTAGGGGTGCTTGGGAGCACCTTTACAGCccctccattcccattcccatccccattgcCCTTCCCAGAGCCTGGAGGACGGGAGGAGCAAACCGTCCCTACAGATTTTTAGGGGAGTTGGCAGCGCCTTCACAGCCcctccattcccatccccatccccattcccgttcccggTGTCTGGATGACGGGAGAGGAGCAAACCGTCCCTACAGATTTTTAGGGATGCTCGGCAGCGCCTTCACAGCCCCCCCACTCCCATTCCCGGCGGATGGAGGATGGGATCACCAAACCATCACCCCCGGCTCCTTTTGGGGTGCTCCGCAGCCCCTTTACAGCCACCCCGTCCCCTCCGCAGCGGGTGGATTGCGGAATTTGCTGCTCGCCCTCGATTCTTCTCCCTCACCTTGGGATgatcccctgggagcagcactttGCTCCCCGTTTCCCCCTCAGCTTTCCTGCCGGATTTCCTGCTTTCAGCCTCTCCCTGTGGCAGGATCCggctttttcctcccctcccaccccaaatcccgcTGGAAAACGCCCGGCCGAGCCCCGACATTCCGGCCGAGCCCCAGTCGGGCCGCACACGCCGTCCCTCACTTCAGGGCTGCGGTGCCGCCGTGTCCGGATCCCTGTGCCTGGGATTTGCTCCCTGAAGCCCCCCAGGGCTCGGGAATTTCGGGAGGGGGGGACATCCCGGGATCCAGATCCCTCTCCTGCAGTTCTTACCTGCCGGCACCATGTGCGGCTCCAGGTGAAGGTGTTGCCCAGGTGAAGGCGTTGCCCTTTTCCTACCTCACCTTTCCAGTTCGGCTGGAATGAGGATCAACCCCCCCGGGATCCCTCCCCCGTTTAACCCCTCGCTGGCTGCGGGGCAAACCCATCATCCCGGAGATTGGGGGAATTCTGGATCATGGGAGGGGAAAAtcggggtgttttggggggtttttggaATGACAGCGCATTTTCCGGGAGCTGGTGGAACAGGCTCGACGCCTTTTCCCTGAGTCACGGGTGTTGGAGTGGGGGAGAGAGTGAAACCCCCACCCTCCCCCCCTACACTCCTCAGCCACCCCAAATCCGCCGGCGGGGTCCCCCCGGACCCCTCCGCAATCCCAgatggagatttgggatttttccaccttttccatCTTTATTTCGGACGGGATGGGGGCTGGAAAATACTTTCTGGGGGATGAATTTGGGGAAGAAGCCACATTTCCCTGGGATCAGAGGGCGCTGAGGAACTCggggggatcctggggggaGTCTGCAGCACCTGAGGGGTCCCGGCTCGTGTCCTGGCTCGTGTCCGGCTCTGGCGTCCCGGAACAGCCCTGGGAGAGACACGGGGGTGACACTGGCACCTCGTGATTCCATTGAATCCCACCCAAAAGGGACCGAGCCCCGCGCCCGTGGCAGCCGCCTGGCTTGGGGGTCCAGGGGGGCACCTGCGGCAGAGGGTGTCCCACGGGCTGGCTTTGtccccggggccgctcccgtGTCTCCACATCCCTCCCGGGTGTCCCAGGCCCGGAATCCCCCTGGGTTCGTTCCTCGCTCCCACCCCGGCGCCCCCCAGAACCTTCCCACCTGAGTCCCGCGCACCTCTGGCTCGACATCCGCCGCCTCCGcgctgtccccggtgtccccgcgcTGTCGCCGCTCACCGCCGTGCTGGCACGGCTCCCGGGGACACGCCGGTGCCGCCGCGGGGCCGAGGACACGGCAGGGGACGGCTGCGGCGGGGGACGGCGACACCGCGGGCCGTGCCCGACCCTCCGCCCTGGGGGCCGTGCTGTCCCCTGCCGTGCCCGCGGCTGTCCCCGGCGCTGGTGGCAAGGCGCCAGCGGCCTGGGCGATGGCCTCGGATAAAATCAGTGACGCCAGGGAGGTGGCGATGCCCTCGGGCCCCCCCTGCGCCTCGCTGTCACCCCCCGGCTCCGCGGCTGTCGCCGATGGCTCCTGACCAGGATACAGAGAGTCGGGGCCGGAGATGGGCTCCGGGGGCTCCTCGCTGGACACCGACCCTGTCACCGCTGTCCCCTGCTCCGGGGGCTCCTCGCTGGACACCGACCCTGTCACCGCTGTCCCCTGCTCCGGGGGCTCCTCGCTGGACACCGACCCTGTCACCGATGCCGCCTGCTCCGGGGGCTCCTCGCTGGACACCGACCCTGTCACCGATGTCCCCTGCTCCGGGACGCGCGCGCCGGGGCGGGCTCCTCGCTGGACACCGAGGCCGTGTCCAGGGAGCCCCCGCTGGCGGGCGAAGccggggggggcccgggggacacagcccccagctccgCGGGGATGGCGGTGTCGGTGTCGGTGGcggcgccgcccccgccggggGACCCCGGTGTCACCTCCGCGTCCAGCACGGGCGCCTTGTCCGGGCAGGGGAACATGGCCGGGGGGCTCACGGGCGCCGAGATGACCAGAGAGCGCGATTGCTGGGGGGGACAGAAGGGTTCAATTTGGGGTTCATCCTCGGGGAGTCACCATCCCAGCTTGCAGGGGACACTTCCCCATCCAGCAGGACCCCGATAATTCCCCAGGCCCACCAAGAAGCACCTTCAGCCCATCTTTGGCAGATGCTCACCCACCCCAGGACTGTGGGACTGGAACATCCATCACATTTGTGGGCGCTGGGGGCCAAAATGTCCCCTCAATCTCCACTGACCCCTCATGTCCCCGGGTGTtacctggggacacctttgATGATGAACACCTTGCTTGAGTGCTGCTTCTCCAGTTTGCTCATCACCTCGTACAGGTCCCGGttgagctggggaaggggcacaTAGAAACACTTCAGGGAtccccccaggtgccccccatCACCcgggggctcagcagggcctCCAACACCTGGGGAAACCCCAAACACCCTCGGGCTGCtctgaatgaatgaatgaaatgaaGAGCAAGGACCCTGGAGAGGCAGGGAACAGCGCCGGCATGGACACCTGGGGactcctggggacacctggggacacctggggacatctggggacacccGAGGATGCCGGGGAGCAGGGGAGGTGTTTTCGGGTGCCTTCCCCACCTTGCTCATCTCCTTATAGAAGACGTCACGGAGGTTGGAGATGTTCTGGAAAACGGTGACGTAACAGGCGAGGCGGCtgtgggggagagggaggggtcTGGGCGTGCCCCACGATGTCCCATGGAGGGGACACCGGAGGGGACACcggaggggtctgggggtgcccCACGATGTCCCACAGAGTGGTCTGGGGGTGCCCCACGATGTCCCACAGAGTGGTCTGGGCGTGCCCCACGATGTCCCACGGAGGGGACACCAGAGGGGtctggggatgctcagccaCCTCCCACCCATTCCCCCCGCTGAATCCCCAGCTCCGTGGGCCCCTCTCGGAAGGGGAATGTCCCCTCAGGGCCACCCCATGGATGCCGCGGAGCTGCCACCTCCCACTGTCACAGGCCCCCGTGGCCGATGTCCCCCCAGGACTCCCgatgtgtccccagggtggACCTTGAGGAGAGACCCACGCAAGTTCTTCCCTGCATGGGGGGACCTCCCCCACCTGATGGCACCCATGCCCCgcctgtgccccccagccccacgaCGTCCCCCTGCCCCACGATGTCCCCCAGCCCTACAATGTCCCCCCACTCCTGAcgtgtcccccagccccacaatGTCCCCCATCCTTGCCatgtcccccagccccacaatgtcccccagccccctggtctctgatgtccccaagcccttGCGGTGTCCCCCAGCCCGATGACATCCCCACCCTACCCCCCGGTGACCTCCATGCCTGtgatgtccccaaatccccgcagtgtcccccagccccccgcACGTCCCCGAGcccccgcagtgtccccaggcctgTGACAGCCCGTACCTGCCGTACAGGACCGGCAGCTCCTCCCGCAGGTCCCTGTTCAGCTCCTCAAACACCGCCTGGGCTCTGTTGAACTCCTCCTCGGCCTGCGGGGAGGGACGGGGGGGTCGCGGCTTTGTCCCCACGGCCGGGGGACTATCCCCACGCGGGGGCTGTCCCGGGGAGTCCCAACCTTGGCGATTTTGGCCTCGTCCTTTTTCTTGGCgctctgcagagcctccagGTGGTGCCGGGCGCTGTCGTAGTCCACGAGTTTTCGGCCCCGCTTGGCGATGCGCTCCTGCggggggggacaggtgagccAGGACCCCCCAGTGCTCCCGCTGTCCCCAACCCCGCCCAGCAGCACAGCGAGGCACCTTAAAGTCCCCGAACTGAGCCAGGTAATTCTCCATGAGCCGCAGGGCTTGGTCCACCAACTTCGCCTCGTAGTCCTCCCACAGGAGGTCATTGctctgcggggacagggacagcagtgacagccgGGACCCTCCAACCCCCCCAGGCTTCACggggacccttggggacactcggGGCTCACGTCGGCGATGGCCCGGAGCTCCTCGTGCCCGTCCCACTCAGGGCTGTAAATCTCCTGCAGCGTCTCGGCCACTCTGCGGGAGCTCTCGTGCATCACTGCGGGCACAGACACCCGGCATGATCGTCAtcattgtcactgtcattgtcactatcattattattatcatcatcattattattatcatcactATCGCTATCATTGTCACTATCACTATCACTATCACTATCACTATCACTATCACTATCATCACTATCACTATCACTATCATTATTCTTATCATTACCATTGTCATTATCATTAATCCTGTTCGTTATTAATGTATTCACTTCTGTCTGTTGTTGTTTATTAGCCCGGGTGtgttattataaattatttattgtcTCTATTATCCCATATATACACAATATATAACATATGTATTATCTGTTTTTCcaattaatatattatatatcatatatatctcatatatatttattatctATTATCCCACATacagtatttattattattattttattaatattatcaataataattaatatagcATCGTTATATTATTCCTTGATATCATTTATATTAATAGTATTGATTTACTATTAATactattatataaataatatttattattaaatagtattgatttattaatatataattatttatttattattaatagcatttacttattatttattacttatcattcattatttattatttattatttattatttattatttagtatGTAtagtgtttattatttattgtttattattaccagtatttattattatcattattttatctttaatatagttttaatatctattatttttatctcttcattatttctctattatttttatctctctATCATGTTTATCTCTTTAATATCCCATATGTCTTTAATGCATAATGagatataaaaaattatattggaTATGTCATATATGTAAGATATAGtaagatatataatatatatctcATCTATATTATCTATTATCCCATGTATAGTATTTTTATTGactattttctctttattatcCATTCATAGCTTACAATCAATTATtctcagtatttatttttatttattctttcttttgattgaacactgatttttaatgaataatCCATTTATTGTAGCAcgatttatttcttctgctatTCCTGATTTATTATCCCGACTCTGCCCCGGGTCCCTCCCATTCCCGGCTCTCCCGGGGCCATCCCGGGTCTCCTCCTCACCTCTCACAGCTCCCACGAACCCCTTGAGCTCCTTGTAGAGCTTGTGACCCTCGTTCTGCAAAACACGGCGGCGAGGGGGTGGTCAgggctgtccccaatgtcctcggtgtccccaatgtccccagtgtccccctgtcacctgctgcagctggaagttGTAGGCGCTCTGCTCGAACTGCTCATCCTTGGTTTCCACCGTTTTGCCCAATTTTTGCAAAACCTGTGATGGGGAGCGAGGGGAAGAGGCTCCCACCACACCCCGAGGGccccgggctgtgcccccaaaacccccctgagGGGGTGCCGAGGAGCCAGCGGGGCAGGATTAATGtggaaatgcaaaatttcaCTGCATCCCtcagtgcttttatttctttcaggaaaacagTGAATTTTTGGGTGCCAATCTACCTCCCACCCTAAACCCTGCGGGTGCAGTCCATCCTCCCACCCTAAACCCTGTGGGTGCAGTCTTGTGCATCCCAAAACACCGCAGGCCCTgcctgtggggcacaggggacaccatgaggaggatgaggaggctgGGTGGGGCAGATTCGGGGTGTCCAGGCTGAACCTCCTGGGAAGAGGCTGAGTCTGGACTTGGGCAGCTTTGGGGTGTCCAGGAAGAGACTGAGCTCCCCTGGGaagaggctggggctggcatgaaggggttttggggtgcccaggaaGAGGGTGACCCTCTGGAAAATGGCTGAAGCCAGATGGGGGGAAATCCAAGGTGTTCAGGAAGAGGCTGAACCCCCCGGGAAGAGCCTGGGTCAGGCAGGAGGGACTTTTTGGGTGCCCACAAACAGCTTGAACCCCACAGGAaggggccaggggctgggagcagggagctttGGAGTGTCCAGGAaaaggctggggctgggtcAGAGGGAGATTTGGGATGTCCAGGaagaggctggggctgggtcaGAGGGAGATTTGGGATGTCCAGGaagaggctggggctgggtcaGAGGGAGATTTGGGATGTCCAGGAAGAGGTTGGGCCCCCTGGGAACAGGCCAGAACCAGCTGGGAGGGAGATTCGCAGCGTGCAGGAAACAGCCAGAGCCTGGCCTGGGATGATTGAGCCGTGGGAAAGCCAAATTTAGCACCGAGCCCCGGCCAGGAAACCCGGCAGGGTGAGGGTTTGAAAGGGGTCTTTGTGTCACCCCAAAAGGGGAGTCACAGCTACTTTtaggggagaggaaaggaaagaggccCCCCCAAAGCAGCTGAGAATTGCCGTTTCCGCAGCCCTTCCCCCTCGCTTCCTGTGGGCCCCTGCTGATCTCTCCAACGCTCCTGGGACCCCCGGCCACGCTGGGTCCTGCTGGgggcccccagtgccagccagcccagggaccctgtgccaccagcccaCAGCCCCCCATAACCCCTGCAAGGCGTTTTGGGTGGAGAACCCCCCACCATGAGAGAAGCCACAGTGTcttggggagctctgggagatGCCATCCCCCAAATCCTTGGAGCAACGATGACATTGAGccagaaacccccaaactccAACCCTGTGAGCACCCAaaggtgctgagctgtgcccttTGGGCCACCCCAGGAGTGATGAGTGGGGAGAGAAGGACAAACCCAGTCACAGGTGGGATGTGGGGGTGGGTGGCACCTCGGTACCTTCTCCTGGGCGCGGCTGAAGCGTTTCTGGACCTGCCTGGCGAAgagcccggcgctgccgccccTGCCCTCGGCCAtggccccggcgcggccccggtGCGGCCCCGCAGCTGCCGTTGGAGGCTTCTTCTGCAGGAAGTTGGAGGCGAGGCCAGGCAGCATCCGCTGCGCACCccggaacccccaaacccccaaaaggCTCTCCAGGAACCCGGCCgggccacagggctggggggccgTGGAggatgcagctgggagggacacacagggatcaTCAGGGCAAATCCCGGCCCTGCGCAGGGCAATTCCAAAAGGTCACTGATGGCAAAACCCCAGGGTTCAAGGTTGTTGTCAAAAAGGTCTCTGAATTCCTCCTCGGATCGTGGAATAACCAGAGGTGAAAGGGGCACAAAAGGATGA of Camarhynchus parvulus chromosome 29, STF_HiC, whole genome shotgun sequence contains these proteins:
- the BIN2 gene encoding bridging integrator 2; its protein translation is MAEGRGGSAGLFARQVQKRFSRAQEKVLQKLGKTVETKDEQFEQSAYNFQLQQNEGHKLYKELKGFVGAVRVMHESSRRVAETLQEIYSPEWDGHEELRAIADSNDLLWEDYEAKLVDQALRLMENYLAQFGDFKERIAKRGRKLVDYDSARHHLEALQSAKKKDEAKIAKAEEEFNRAQAVFEELNRDLREELPVLYGSRLACYVTVFQNISNLRDVFYKEMSKLNRDLYEVMSKLEKQHSSKVFIIKGVPSQSRSLVISAPVSPPAMFPCPDKAPVLDAEVTPGSPGGGGAATDTDTAIPAELGAVSPGPPPASPASGGSLDTASVSSEEPPPEPISGPDSLYPGQEPSATAAEPGGDSEAQGGPEGIATSLASLILSEAIAQAAGALPPAPGTAAGTAGDSTAPRAEGRARPAVSPSPAAAVPCRVLGPAAAPACPREPCQHGGERRQRGDTGDSAEAADVEPEGCSGTPEPDTSQDTSRDPSGAADSPQDPPEFLSAL